One window of the Cryptomeria japonica chromosome 7, Sugi_1.0, whole genome shotgun sequence genome contains the following:
- the LOC131856746 gene encoding uncharacterized protein LOC131856746, giving the protein SGLLESASPYSSGNDGVYTFEFSRPLRTLDRLNQDVQFVIGESYKFSAAFWYPVNGNPWTGSGHYSVNCDWVTLEIIQAEKELHVPSSTLSSSGDFNPLNVFSFVLSLAAFGISLFIAWSIKKGKTVAFTPIDHL; this is encoded by the exons tcagGTCTTTTGGAGAGTGCAAGTCCATATTCATCCGGTAATGATGGGGTTTACACTTTCGAGTTTTCCAGGCCCCTGCGCACATTAGATCGTCTTAACCAG GATGTCCAATTTGTTATAGGAGAGTCATACaagttttcggcagcattttggtACCCTGTAAATGGGAATCCTTGGACTGGAAGTGGTCATTATTCCGTGAACTGTGATTGGGTAACCTTGGAGATCATTCAAGCAGAAAAGGAATTGCATGTACCCTCCTCAACACTCTCCTCAAGCGGGGATTTCAATCCACTGAATGTTTTTTCATTCGTTTTATCACTTGCAGCTTTTGGCATCTCCCTTTTTATTGCTTGGTCAATTAAGAAAGGAAAAACTGTGGCATTTACACCAATAGACCACCTTTAG